From the Salvelinus fontinalis isolate EN_2023a chromosome 35, ASM2944872v1, whole genome shotgun sequence genome, one window contains:
- the LOC129834140 gene encoding mucin-5B-like: MSRIPEIAGVSPIHNGQVCSTWGNYHFKTFDGDIFQLPSTCNYVVTSLCHSSYEDFNIQMRRQVVNNQPTISKITMKLDGVVVELSKVSVVVNGNNATLPFSQSGILIEETPSYIKIKAKLGLVAIWNQDDSFLVEMDIKFRNKTCGLCGDFNGIQQFDEFYSHGMKLSPVDFGNFWKLDGPTESCTENTLPSNQNCPNLKPVCEQLLSGPAFSSCKDLLAIDSFVESCVSDLCHCDNSTKSFCLCNTISEYSRQCVHAGGKPKQWRTEQFCYKTCPFNMEYQECGNPCVDTCSNPERGQLCEEHCSDGCFCPPGTVFDDVNRNGCIALTQCYCRHNGKTYAPGESYSSTCKDCSCAGGQWKCVDKDCPGTCAVEGGSHINTYDGKAYTFHGDCSYVLTKDCDGMQFTVLGDLVQCGLSDSETCLKAVTLSLSEGATVINIQPNGKAFVNGIYSQLPFSAAGVTIFRASSFFIIVQTTFGLQLEIQLSPIMQVYIAASPVWQQRTCGLCGNFNNNQGDDFKVLSGVTEGTAIGFANTWKTRASCPDIKNSFESPCSLSLDNEKYAQHWCSQLADPKGLFAKCHTAISPDMYKKNCMYDSCNCEKSEDCMCAAVSSYVHACAAEGIQLSGWRDTICNKYSTSCPSTMVYSYSIKSSDRSCRCYSDSDFTCSITFESVDGCVCSEGTYLDDEGKCVAPASCPCYYKGSVVSPGEVISKDGTMCTCKEGKLRCIGDSPDQSTACVAPMVFFNCSSASPGVRGLECQKSCNILDMACISTECISGCMCPSGLVSDGKGGCIKPDLCPCSHNGATYQPGDSIKVDCNTCTCKDRKWQCTTNLCHGTCAIYGDGHYITFDGKRFTFEGDCEYTLTKDYCENNNANGSFRVITENIPCGTTGTTCSKAIKLFLGNNELILTEGNYQVVERNTGEAVPYQIRTMGIYLVIEANNGLILMWDRKTSMFIKLNPQFKGHVCGLCGNYDGNANNDFTTRSQAVVVNPLDFGNSWKVSASCPDAKSKRSPCTANPYRQSWSQKQCSIIQSNVFTDCHSKVDPSPFYDACVTDSCACDSGGDCECFCTAVAAYAEACNEAGACIAWRNPQICPLFCDYYNPTGECEWHYKACGAQCMKTCRNPSGSCSTQIPPLEGCYPKCPPAQPFFDEDIMKCVEKEQCGCYGRDGKHYNNGEKVPTTENCQTW, from the exons ATGTCAAGGATACCTGAGATTGCAG GAGTGAGTCCTATACATAATGGCCAAGTCTGCAGTACGTGGGGTAACTACCACTTCAAGACCTTTGACGGAGACATCTTTCAGCTCCCCTCCACCTGCAACTATGTTGTGACCTCACTGTGCCATAGCAGTTATGAGGATTTCAACATCCAGATGAGGCGGCAGGTGGTGAACAACCAGCCCACCATTAGCAAGATCACCATGAAGCTGGATGGTGTAGTGGTGGAGCTATCCAAGGTTTCAGTTGTTGTTAATGGGAATAA tgcCACCTTACCATTCAGCCAGTCTGGTATTCTCATTGAAGAGACTCCCTCCTACATCAAGATCAAAGCAAAACTGGGATTGGTAGCCATATGGAACCAGGATGATTCCTTCTTG GTGGAGATGGACATCAAATTCAGAAATAAGACCTGTGGTCTATGTGGAGATTTTAATGGAATTCAGCAATTTGATGAGTTCTATAGCCATG GTATGAAATTGTCTCCTGTCGACTTCGGAAACTTCTGGAAATTGGATGGTCCGACTGAAAGCTGTACTGAAAACACACTGCCTTCAAATCAGAATTGCCCCAATCTG aaaCCAGTTTGTGAGCAGTTGCTCTCCGGTCCTGCCTTCAGCAGCTGTAAGGACTTGTTGGCCATTGACTCATTTGTTGAGTCCTGTGTATCTGACCTGTGCCACTGTGATAACAGCACCAAGTCCTTCTGCCTATGCAACACCATCTCAGAGTACTCCCGTCAGTGTGTTCACGCAGGGGGGAAGCCCAAGCAATGGAGGACTGAACAGTTCTGCT ATAAGACCTGCCCCTTCAACATGGAGTACCAGGAGTGTGGAAACCCCTGTGTTGACACCTGCTCCAACCCCGAGAGAGGCCAGCTGTGTGAGGAACACTGCTCAGATGGCTGCTTTTGTCCTCCAG GAACCGTTTTTGATGACGTCAACAGGAATGGTTGTATCGCCTTGACTCAATGCTACTGCCGCCACAATGGAAAAACCTACGCACCCGGAGAGTCTTATTCAAGCACTTGTAAAGATTG CTCCTGTGCTGGTGGTCAGTGGAAGTGTGTGGACAAGGACTGTCCTGGCACCTGTGCTGTGGAGGGAGGATCCCACATCAACACCTATGATGGAAAAGCCTACACCTTCCATGGGGACTGCTCTTATGTTCTGACCAAG GACTGTGATGGGATGCAATTCACTGTACTGGGTGATCTGGTGCAGTGTGGGCTTTCTGACAGTGAGACTTGTCTAAAGGCTGTTACCCTGTCCCTCTCAGAAGGAGCCACT GTGATCAACATACAACCCAATGGAAAAGCCTTTGTAAATGGAATCTATTCTCAGCTGCCTTTTTCTGCTG CTGGAGTAACTATTTTCAGAGCCTCCTCATTTTTCATCATTGTCCAGACCACCTTTGGCCTCCAGTTGGAAATCCAACTCTCACCAATCATGCAGGTCTATATTGCTGCAAGCCCcgtttggcagcagagaacttgtG GTCTTTGTGGAAACTTCAACAACAACCAAGGAGATGATTTCAAGGTCCTGAGTGGAGTGACTGAGGGCACAGCCATTGGTTTTGCAAACACCTGGAAAACACGAGCCAGCTGCCCAGACATCAAGAATAGCTTTGAAAGCCCCTGCAGTTTAAGTCTTGACAATG AGAAGTATGCCCAGCACTGGTGCTCTCAGCTGGCTGATCCTAAAGGATTGTTTGCTAAATGCCACACAGCGATAAGCCCAGACATGTACAAAAAA AACTGCATGTATGACAGCTGTAACTGTGAGAAGAGTGAGGACTGCATGTGTGCTGCCGTCTCCTCTTATGTCCACGCGTGTGCTGCCGAGGGTATCCAGCTCAGCGGCTGGAGAGACACTATCTGCA ACAAATACTCCACCTCGTGCCCTAGCACCATGGTCTACAGCTACAGCATAAAAAGCAGTGATCGCTCCTGCCGCTGCTACAGCGACTCTGACTTTACCTGTTCAATCACCTTCGAGTCTGTGGATGGGTGTGTCTGTTCTGAGGGAACCTACCTGGATGATGAGGGCAAGTGTGTTGCACCAGCCAGCTGCCCTTGTTATTACAAGGGCTCAGTGGTGTCCCCTGGAGAGGTCATCAGCAAGGATGGAACCATGTG CACCTGCAAGGAGGGAAAACTCCGTTGCATTGGAGATTCACCCGATCAG TCCACAGCATGTGTTGCACCAATGGTTTTCTTCAACTGCTCCAGTGCAAGCCCAGGAGTGAGAGGGTTGGAGTGTCAGAAGAGCTGCAATATTCTGGATATGGCCTGT ATCAGCACAGAGTGCATATCAGGCTGTATGTGTCCCTCTGGACTGGTATCCGATGGAAAAGGAGGCTGCATCAAGCCAGACCTTTGTCCTTGTTCTCACAATGGAGCTACTTACCAACCAGGAGACAGCATCAAGGTCGACTGCAATACCTG CACTTGTAAAGACAGAAAATGGCAGTGCACAACTAACCTGTGCCATGGAACCTGTGCCATTTATGGAGATGGACACTACATTACGTTTGATGGGAAACGATTCACTTTCGAAGGAGACTGTGAATACACTCTTACAAAG GACTACTGTGAGAACAACAATGCCAACGGCAGCTTCAGAGTCATCACTGAGAACATCCCGTGTGGAACAACAGGCACCACCTGCTCCAAGGCCATTAAGCTCTTCCTGGGG AACAATGAATTAATTCTGACAGAAGGGAACTACCAAGTCGTTGAGAGAAATACAGGGGAGGCGGTTCCTTACCAGATTCGCACAATGGGTATCTACCTTGTGATTGAAGCCAATAATGGTTTGATTCTCATGTGGGACAGGAAAACAAGCATGTTCATCAAACTTAACCCACAGTTCAAG GGACATGTCTGTGGTCTGTGTGGAAACTATGATGGCAACGCAAACAATGACTTCACTACCAGGAGCCAGGCAGTGGTTGTCAATCCTCTAGACTTTGGAAACAGCTGGAAAGTCTCTGCAAGCTGCCCCGATGCAAAGAGCAAAAGGAGCCCCTGTACTGCCAACCCTTACAGGCAGTCTTGGTCACAGAAGCAGTGCAGCATCATACAGAGCAACGTTTTCACAGACTGCCATTCTAAA GTGGACCCCTCTCCTTTCTACGATGCTTGTGTGACAGACTCATGTGCTTGTGACAGTGGTGGAGACTGTGAGTGCTTCTGTACCGCTGTGGCAGCTTATGCAGAGGCCTGTAATGAAGCTGGAGCCTGCATAGCCTGGAGAAACCCACAAATCTGCC CACTGTTCTGTGATTACTACAACCCCACTGGAGAATGTGAGTGGCACTACAAGGCATGTGGAGCTCAGTGTATGAAGACCTGCAGGAATCCCTCTGGGAGCTGCTCAACTCAGATACCACCTCTTGAAG gTTGCTATCCAAAATGTCCTCCTGCTCAACCCTTCTTTGATGAAGATATAATGAAGTGTGTGGAGAAGGAGCAGTGTGGCTGCTATGGCAGAGATGGAAAACACTACAATAATGGAGAAAAAGTACCGACCACAGAAAACTGCCAGACATGGTAA
- the LOC129834141 gene encoding mucin-5AC-like → MFNYNSNFNSNAPTTTSTETTASPTTFTTTCGYPCVWSKWFDTTFPTLGTPGGDSETYNNIRAEGHDICEKPSKIQCRAEKYPNVSISQVGQVVQCNVAEGLTCRNEDQSGKFPLCFNYQVRVLCCDENLCTSKPTTISPTTTRPPVTTTTTTATTSTSSTTTLTTKTPNCTVCEWSPWYNVDYPQFGPGGGDNESIKKIIESGKHICEKPVDVICQAVRYPGVPLSELGQKVECNTKVGLICQNKDQGIPPICLDYEIKVKCCKTVKCHTTTPVHTTTPTVTNTTMSASTLPTTTSKPTTITTPATSTQPLTTTPTPNTTILTSTAPPTTSTTVPHVTTHTPTTTTSKSTAPPTKKTTTQTPSPSTTPTTTPSSTSTGVTPTQCSGEEKCVWSDWINLGQPTSGSEGGDNESIKNIIAAGYHICSAPEAVECRAKQYPGLQISQLGQDVTCNPSVGLICQNNMQGLQQKCFDYEIRE, encoded by the exons ATGTTCAACTACAACTCCAACTTTAACTCCAACG CACCAACCACAACTTCAACAGAGACAACAGCGTCTCCAACAACCTTCACTACTACATGTGGATATCCATGTGTGTGGTCAAAATGGTTTGATACCACATTCCCTACACTTGGAACTCCAGGAGGAGACTCTGAAACCTACAACAACATAAGAGCAGAGGGACATGATATATGTGAGAAGCCAAGCAAGATCCAATGCAGAGCCGAGAAGTACCCAAATGTTAGCATAAGCCAAGTAGGCCAAGTGGTGCAGTGTAATGTAGCAGAAGGGTTGACTTGCAGAAATGAAGACCAGTCAGGCAAATTCCCACTGTGCTTTAACTACCAAGTTCGAGTCCTCTGCTGTGATGAAAATCTTTGCACATCTAAGCCTACAACCATTTCACCAACAACTACAAGACCACCTGTTACGACGACGACAACAACAGCAACCACTTCCACTTCATCAACAACCACGTTGACTACAAAAACCCCGAACTGCACAGTTTGTGAGTGGTCACCTTGGTATAACGTGGACTATCCTCAATTTGGTCCTGGGGGTGGCGACAATGAATCAATTAAAAAGATTATAGAATCTGGAAAACATATTTGTGAAAAACCAGTGGATGTCATATGCCAAGCAGTGCGATATCCAGGGGTCCCATTGTCTGAATTAGGGCAGAAGGTAGAATGTAATACGAAGGTTGGACTAATATGCCAGAACAAAGATCAAGGCATTCCTCCAATATGCCTTGACTATGAAATTAAGGTGAAGTGTTGTAAGACTGTGAAATGTCACACTACAACACCAGTCCATACAACTACACCTACCGTCACAAATACAACAATGTCAGCATCCACATTACCTACAACAACAAGTAAACCAACAACAATCACTACTCCTGCAACCTCAACTCAACCTCTAACTACAACTCCAACACCCAATACCACAATCTTAACATCGACTGCTCCACCTACCACATCAACAACAGTTCCTCACGTCACTACTCATACACCCACTACTACAACCTCAAAATCAACAGCTCCAcctacaaaaaaaacaacaactcagACCCCCAGCCCTAGTACAACTCCAACCACTACTCCTTCATCAACCTCAACAGGAGTAACACCTACCCAATGCAGTGGTGAAGAAAAATGTGTGTGGTCAGACTGGATCAACCTTGGTCAGCCAACGTCTGGCTCTGAAGGTGGAGATAATGAATCCATTAAGAACATCATTGCTGCTGGTTATCACATTTGCTCTGCTCCAGAGGCAGTTGAATGTAGAGCAAAACAATACCCTGGACTTCAGATCTCTCAGCTTGGCCAAGACGTGACTTGCAATCCATCCGTTGGACTGATTTGTCAAAACAATATGCAAGGTCTTCAGCAAAAGTGCTTCGATTACGAGATTCGA GAGTAA
- the LOC129834142 gene encoding mucin-5AC-like: MQGLQQKCFDYEIRVKCCQCGTTTHIPSTTTTTVPLVTTPITLTSTPPATTKTTTQTPSPRPTPTTTPTSTSTGVTPTQCSGEEKCVWSDWINLGQPTSGSEGGDNESIKNIIAAGYHICSAPEAVECRAKQYPGLQISQLGQDVTCNPSVGLICQNNMQGLQQKCFDYEIRVKCCQCGTTTHIPSTTTTTVPVVTTPTPTTTTLTSTAPATTKTTTQTPSPRPTPTTTPTSTSTGVTPTQCSGEEKCVWSDWINLGQPTSGSEGGDNESIKNIIAAGYHICSAPEAVECRAKQYPGLQISHLGQDVTCNPSVGLICQNNMQGLQQKCFDYEIRVKCCQCGTTTHIPSTTTTTVPLVTTPTPTTTTLTSTAPATTKTTTQTPSPRPTPTTTPTSTSTGVTPTQCSGEEKCVWSDWINLGQPTSGSEGGDNESIKNIIAAGYHICSAPEAVECRAKQYPGLQISQLGQDVTCNPSVGLICQNNMQGLQQKCFDYEIRVKCCQCGTTTHIPSTTTTTVPVVTTPTPTTTTLTSTAPATTKTTTQTPSPRPTPTTTPTSTSTGVTPTQCSGEEKCVWSDWINLGQPTSGSEGGDNESIKNIIAAGYHICSAPEAVECRAKQYPGLQISHLGQDVTCNPSVGLICQNNMQGLQQKCFDYEIRVKCCQCGTTTHVPSTTTTTVPHVTTPTPTTTTLTSTAPATTKTTTQTPSPSTTPTTTPTSTSTGVTPTQCSGEEKCVWSDWINLGEPTSGSEGGDNESIKNIIAAGYHICSAPEAVECRAKQYPGLQISHLGQDVTCNPSVGLICQNNMQGLQQKCFDYEIRVKCCQCGTTTHIPSTTTTTVPLVTTPITLTSTAPATTKTTTQTPSPRPTPTTTPTSTSTGVTPTQCSGEEKCVWSDWINLGQPTSGSEGGDNESIKNIIAAGYHICSAPEAVECRAKQYPGLQISQLGQDVTCNPSVGLICQNNMQGLQQKCFDYEIRVKCCQCGTTTHIPSTTTTTVPVVTTPTPTTTTLTSTAPATTKTTTQTPSPRPTPTTTPTSTSTGVTPTQCSGEEKCVWSDWINLGQPTSGSEGGDNESIKNLIAAGYHICSAPEAVECRAKQYPGLQISHLGQDVTCNPSVGLICQNNMQGLQQKCFDYEIRVKCCQCGTTTHIPSTTTTTVPLVTTPITLTSTPPATTKTTTQTPSPRPTPTTTPTSTSTGVTPTQCSGEEKCVWSDWINLGQPTSGSEGGDNESIKNIIAAGYHICSAPEAVECRAKQYPGLQISQLGQDVTCNPSVGLICQNNMQGLQQKCFDYEIRVKCCQCGTTTHIPSTTTTTVPVVTTPTPTTTTLTSTAPATTKTTTQTPSPRPTPTTTPTSTSTGVTPTQCSGEEKCVWSDWINLGQPTSGSEGGDNESIKNIIAAGYHICSAPEAVECRAKQYPGLQISHLGQDVTCNPSVGLICQNNMQGLQQKCFDYEIRVKCCQCGTTTHIPSTTTTTVPLVTTPTPTTTTLTSTAPATTKTTTQTPSPSTTPTTTPTSTSTGVTPTQCSGEEKCVWSDWINLGQPTSGSEGGDNESIKNIIAAGYHICSAPEAVECRAKQYPGLQISQLGQDVTCNPSVGLICQNNMQGLQQKCFDYEIRVKCCQCGTTTHIPSTTTTTVPVVTTPTPTTTTLTSTAPATTKTTTQTPSPRPTPTTTPTSTSTGVTPTQCSGEEKCVWSDWINLGQPTSGSEGGDNESIKNIIAAGYHICSAPEAVECRAKQYPGLQISHLGQDVTCNPSVGLICQNNMQGLQQKCFDYEIRVKCCQCGTTTHIPSTTTTTVPLVTTPTPTTTTLTSTAPRQLNVEQNNTLDFRSLSLAKT; this comes from the exons ATGCAAGGTCTTCAGCAAAAGTGCTTCGATTACGAGATTCGAGTGAAATGTTGTCAATGTGGAACCACAACACACATCccatccaccacaacaacaacagttcctcTTGTCACTACTCCTATAACTTTAACATCGACACCTCCAGCTACAACAAAAACAACGACTCAGACTCCCagccctagaccaactccaaccactactcctacatcaacctcaaCAGGAGTAACACCTACCCAATGCAGTGGTGAAGAAAAATGTGTGTGGTCAGACTGGATCAACCTTGGTCAGCCAACGTCTGGCTCTGAAGGTGGAGATAATGAATCCATTAAGAACATCATTGCTGCTGGTTATCACATTTGCTCTGCTCCAGAGGCAGTTGAATGTAGAGCAAAACAATACCCTGGACTTCAGATCTCTCAGCTTGGCCAAGACGTGACTTGCAATCCATCCGTTGGACTGATTTGTCAAAACAATATGCAAGGTCTTCAGCAAAAGTGCTTCGATTACGAGATTCGAGTGAAATGTTGTCAATGTGGAACCACAACACACATCccatccaccacaacaacaacagttcctgttGTCACTACTCCTACACCCACTACTACAACTTTAACATCGACAGCTCCAGCTACAACAAAAACAACGACTCAGACTCCCagccctagaccaactccaaccactactcctacatcaacctcaaCAGGAGTAACACCTACCCAATGCAGTGGTGAAGAAAAATGTGTGTGGTCAGACTGGATCAACCTTGGTCAGCCAACGTCTGGCTCTGAAGGTGGAGATAATGAATCCATTAAGAACATCATTGCTGCTGGTTATCACATTTGCTCTGCTCCAGAGGCAGTTGAATGTAGAGCAAAACAATACCCTGGACTTCAGATCTCTCATCTTGGCCAAGACGTGACTTGCAATCCATCCGTTGGACTGATTTGTCAAAACAATATGCAAGGTCTTCAGCAAAAGTGCTTCGATTACGAGATTCGAGTGAAATGTTGTCAATGTGGAACCACAACACACATCccatccaccacaacaacaacagttcctcTTGTCACTACTCCGACACCCACTACTACAACTTTAACATCGACAGCTCCagctacaacaaaaacaacaactcagactcccagccctagaccaactccaaccactactcctacatcaacctcaaCAGGAGTAACACCTACCCAATGCAGTGGTGAAGAAAAATGTGTGTGGTCAGACTGGATCAACCTTGGTCAGCCAACGTCTGGCTCTGAAGGTGGAGATAATGAATCCATTAAGAACATCATTGCTGCTGGTTATCACATTTGCTCTGCTCCAGAGGCAGTTGAATGTAGAGCAAAACAATACCCTGGACTTCAGATCTCTCAGCTTGGCCAAGACGTGACTTGCAATCCATCCGTTGGACTGATTTGTCAAAACAATATGCAAGGTCTTCAGCAAAAGTGCTTCGATTACGAGATTCGAGTGAAATGTTGTCAATGTGGAACCACAACACACATCccatccaccacaacaacaacagttcctgttGTCACTACTCCTACACCCACTACTACAACTTTAACATCGACAGCTCCAGCTACAACAAAAACAACGACTCAGACTCCCagccctagaccaactccaaccactactcctacatcaacctcaaCAGGAGTAACACCTACCCAATGCAGTGGTGAAGAAAAATGTGTGTGGTCAGACTGGATCAACCTTGGTCAGCCAACGTCTGGCTCTGAAGGTGGAGATAATGAATCCATTAAGAACATCATTGCTGCTGGTTATCACATTTGCTCTGCTCCAGAGGCAGTTGAATGTAGAGCAAAACAATACCCTGGACTTCAGATCTCTCATCTTGGCCAAGACGTGACTTGCAATCCATCCGTTGGACTGATTTGTCAAAACAATATGCAAGGTCTTCAGCAAAAGTGCTTCGATTACGAGATTCGAGTGAAATGTTGTCAATGTGGAACCACAACACACGTCccatccaccacaacaacaacagttcctcACGTCACTACTCCTACACCCACTACTACAACTTTAACATCGACAGCTCCagctacaacaaaaacaacaactcaGACTCCCAGCCCTAGTACAACTCCAACCACTactcctacatcaacctcaaCAGGAGTAACACCTACCCAATGCAGTGGTGAAGAAAAATGTGTGTGGTCAGACTGGATCAACCTTGGTGAGCCAACGTCTGGCTCTGAAGGTGGAGATAATGAATCCATTAAGAACATCATTGCTGCTGGTTATCACATTTGCTCTGCTCCAGAGGCAGTTGAATGTAGAGCAAAACAATACCCTGGACTTCAGATCTCTCATCTTGGCCAAGACGTGACTTGCAATCCATCCGTTGGACTGATTTGTCAAAACAATATGCAAGGTCTTCAGCAAAAGTGTTTCGATTACGAGATTCGAGTGAAATGTTGTCAATGTGGAACCACAACACACATCccatccaccacaacaacaacagttcctcTTGTCACTACTCCTATAACTTTAACATCGACAGCTCCAGCTACAACAAAAACAACGACTCAGACTCCCagccctagaccaactccaaccactactcctacatcaacctcaaCAGGAGTAACACCTACCCAATGCAGTGGTGAAGAAAAATGTGTGTGGTCAGACTGGATCAACCTTGGTCAGCCAACGTCTGGCTCTGAAGGTGGAGATAATGAATCCATTAAGAACATCATTGCTGCTGGTTATCACATTTGCTCTGCTCCAGAGGCAGTTGAATGTAGAGCAAAACAATACCCTGGACTTCAGATCTCTCAGCTTGGCCAAGACGTGACTTGCAATCCATCCGTTGGACTGATTTGTCAAAACAATATGCAAGGTCTTCAGCAAAAGTGCTTCGATTACGAGATTCGAGTGAAATGTTGTCAATGTGGAACCACAACACACATCccatccaccacaacaacaacagttcctgttGTCACTACTCCTACACCCACTACTACAACTTTAACATCGACAGCTCCAGCTACAACAAAAACAACGACTCAGACTCCCagccctagaccaactccaaccactactcctacatcaacctcaaCAGGAGTAACACCTACCCAATGCAGTGGTGAAGAAAAATGTGTGTGGTCAGACTGGATCAACCTTGGTCAGCCAACGTCTGGCTCTGAAGGTGGAGATAATGAATCCATTAAGAACCTTATTGCTGCTGGTTATCACATTTGCTCTGCTCCAGAGGCAGTTGAATGTAGAGCAAAACAATACCCTGGACTTCAGATCTCTCATCTTGGCCAAGACGTGACTTGCAATCCATCCGTTGGACTGATTTGTCAAAACAATATGCAAGGTCTTCAGCAAAAGTGCTTCGATTACGAGATTCGAGTGAAATGTTGTCAATGTGGAACCACAACACACATCccatccaccacaacaacaacagttcctcTTGTCACTACTCCTATAACTTTAACATCGACACCTCCAGCTACAACAAAAACAACGACTCAGACTCCCagccctagaccaactccaaccactactcctacatcaacctcaaCAGGAGTAACACCTACCCAATGCAGTGGTGAAGAAAAATGTGTGTGGTCAGACTGGATCAACCTTGGTCAGCCAACGTCTGGCTCTGAAGGTGGAGATAATGAATCCATTAAGAACATCATTGCTGCTGGTTATCACATTTGCTCTGCTCCAGAGGCAGTTGAATGTAGAGCAAAACAATACCCTGGACTTCAGATCTCTCAGCTTGGCCAAGACGTGACTTGCAATCCATCCGTTGGACTGATTTGTCAAAACAATATGCAAGGTCTTCAGCAAAAGTGCTTCGATTACGAGATTCGAGTGAAATGTTGTCAATGTGGAACCACAACACACATCccatccaccacaacaacaacagttcctgttGTCACTACTCCTACACCCACTACTACAACTTTAACATCGACAGCTCCAGCTACAACAAAAACAACGACTCAGACTCCCagccctagaccaactccaaccactactcctacatcaacctcaaCAGGAGTAACACCTACCCAATGCAGTGGTGAAGAAAAATGTGTGTGGTCAGACTGGATCAACCTTGGTCAGCCAACGTCTGGCTCTGAAGGTGGAGATAATGAATCCATTAAGAACATCATTGCTGCTGGTTATCACATTTGCTCTGCTCCAGAGGCAGTTGAATGTAGAGCAAAACAATACCCTGGACTTCAGATCTCTCATCTTGGCCAAGACGTGACTTGCAATCCATCCGTTGGACTGATTTGTCAAAACAATATGCAAGGTCTTCAGCAAAAGTGCTTCGATTACGAGATTCGAGTGAAATGTTGTCAATGTGGAACCACAACACACATCccatccaccacaacaacaacagttcctcTTGTCACTACTCCGACACCCACTACTACAACTTTAACATCGACAGCTCCagctacaacaaaaacaacaactcaGACTCCCAGCCCTAGTACAACTCCAACCACTactcctacatcaacctcaaCAGGAGTAACACCTACCCAATGCAGTGGTGAAGAAAAATGTGTGTGGTCAGACTGGATCAACCTTGGTCAGCCAACGTCTGGCTCTGAAGGTGGAGATAATGAATCCATTAAGAACATCATTGCTGCTGGTTATCACATTTGCTCTGCTCCAGAGGCAGTTGAATGTAGAGCAAAACAATACCCTGGACTTCAGATCTCTCAGCTTGGCCAAGACGTGACTTGCAATCCATCCGTTGGACTGATTTGTCAAAACAATATGCAAGGTCTTCAGCAAAAGTGCTTCGATTACGAGATTCGAGTGAAATGTTGTCAATGTGGAACCACAACACACATCccatccaccacaacaacaacagttcctgttGTCACTACTCCTACACCCACTACTACAACTTTAACATCGACAGCTCCAGCTACAACAAAAACAACGACTCAGACTCCCagccctagaccaactccaaccactactcctacatcaacctcaaCAGGAGTAACACCTACCCAATGCAGTGGTGAAGAAAAATGTGTGTGGTCAGACTGGATCAACCTTGGTCAGCCAACGTCTGGCTCTGAAGGTGGAGATAATGAATCCATTAAGAACATCATTGCTGCTGGTTATCACATTTGCTCTGCTCCAGAGGCAGTTGAATGTAGAGCAAAACAATACCCTGGACTTCAGATCTCTCATCTTGGCCAAGACGTGACTTGCAATCCATCCGTTGGACTGATTTGTCAAAACAATATGCAAGGTCTTCAGCAAAAGTGCTTCGATTACGAGATTCGAGTGAAATGTTGTCAATGTGGAACCACAACACACATCccatccaccacaacaacaacagttcctcTTGTCACTACTCCGACACCCACTACTACAACTTTAACATCGACAGCTCCa AGGCAGTTGAATGTAGAGCAAAACAATACCCTGGACTTCAGATCTCTCAGCTTGGCCAAGACGTGA